A window of Citrus sinensis cultivar Valencia sweet orange chromosome 7, DVS_A1.0, whole genome shotgun sequence contains these coding sequences:
- the LOC102626819 gene encoding LOW QUALITY PROTEIN: succinate dehydrogenase [ubiquinone] iron-sulfur subunit 3, mitochondrial (The sequence of the model RefSeq protein was modified relative to this genomic sequence to represent the inferred CDS: deleted 2 bases in 1 codon), which translates to MLRSSFLRRGYNKVAGVFGRAEAKKQDFPVLEGHPAAQESAEVALESRVTVQDNVKKVMKEFRIYRWNPDRPDSKPFLQSYHVDLSECGPMVLDALQKIKAETDSSLSYRRSCREGICGSCAMNIGGTNTVACLKPIDGDTSKPTIITPLPHMFVIKDLVVDLTNFYQQYKSIEPWLKTNMVPKDGREYGQSPADRKKLDGLYECILCACCTTSCPSYWWNPEEYLGPAALLHAYRWICDSRDELTEERLQALTEDERKLYRCRAIKNCTATCPKGLDPADAIHKMKTKHMVSQPMEMVESM; encoded by the exons ATGTTGAGAAGCAGCTTCCTCCGCCGTGGATACAACAAAGTGGCCGGAGTTTTTGGCCGAGCAGAGGCCAAGAAGCAAGATTTTCCGGTGCTTGAAGGGCATCCAGCAGCACAAGAAAGTGCTGAAGTGGCTTTGGAATCTCGTGTGACTGTGCAAGATAATGTAAAGAAGGTGATGAAGGAGTTCAGGATTTATAGATGGAATCCTGACCGCCCTGATAGCAAGCCCTTTCTTCAATCTTATCATGTTGATCTCTCCGAGTGTGGTCCTATG GTTTTGGATGCATTGCAGAAGATTAAAGCAGAGACTGATTCGAGCTTGAGCTATAGAAGGTCATGCAGAGAAGGGATTTGTGGGTCGTGCGCGATGAACATTGGCGGCACCAACACTGTTGCATGCCTTAAGCCAATCGATGGCGACACTAGCAAGCCAACTATTATAACTCCTCTGCCTCACATGTTTGTCATCAAAGATCTTGTTGTTGATCTCACCAATTTCTACCAGCAGTACAA GTCGATTGAGCCCTGGCTGAAGACAAACATGGTGCCCAAAGATGGGCGAGAGTATGGGCAATCACCCGCAGACAGAAAGAAACTAGATGGTCTGTATGAATGCATACTATGTGCTTGCTGTACCACTTCATGCCCCTCATATTGGTGGAACCCTGAAGAGTACCTTGGCCCCGCCGCCTTGCTCCATGCTTATCGATGGATTTGCGACAG CCGGGATGAATTAACAGAAGAAAGATTGCAAGCATTAACAGAAGATGAAAGGAAATTGTATAGATGCAGAGCTATCAAGAATTGCACAGCAACATGCCCCAAAGGTTTGGATCCAGCTGATGCAATTCACAAAATGAAGACTAAGCAT ATGGTTTCTCAGCCTATGGAAATGGTTGAAAGCATGTAG